Below is a genomic region from Phragmites australis chromosome 20, lpPhrAust1.1, whole genome shotgun sequence.
ATGCCACCCTTGATGTTCTTTTCCTCCACTATATCAATCCACCTTTTGTCTTCTCAGTTAATTATTTAATAGCGTACAGTAACGTGGTGCCACTATATTATTCTGAAGCCTGCGTTATCAACTTGAAAGTTAGAAATATCCTCCTTGCCCCTAGCTTGTTATATTCTTGTTATCGAACCAATTGGCATTAGTTGTGCTATGTTTTGTTATTATCGGTTCATAACGCTATTACTAAATGTTTAAACACTTCCAACCTATTCTTTTGTGATCTGTTGGTCTAAAGCATTGTTTTCATAGTGTGGGGTGATTGATTCCCTGCAGTTTCTGATGTGGGAAATTGCTTTTGCTGCTGGGGAGAATCGGTACAAATATATTTGCCTAAAGATTTCTAATGTTGGGGTTGTTTTATCCTGTTTAGTCCAGCAAATCGAATAGGATCTTTGCAGAAGGAAGAGGGTACTAGCTAGTTTTAGGAGGTCAGATCACTCTTATTGTTCCCTCGCAATTTAGCAGAGTGGAGTGTTTTCGGTTTAGTGTTTTTCTTGAGTGCAAAGTTTAATTGATTGTAtccctttttatttttgttttgcaaCTTTTGGTCGAAAGCTGGTATTTTGTCTAAACGTTTTAGAAGGAATCCGAGATGGGCATAGTCAGCACAGTGCTTGGTTTCTCTGGATTTGGCTTTGGATTCTCAGCTGGTATTGTTATTGGGTACTTCCTCATCATCTACATCCAGCCAACCGATGTCAAggtggggattttttttttttggttcttatTCTTTCTTTCGTACTGTATTAAATTTCACCTTGTTGCTATATATTGAATAGTTGAATTGTGGATAATTGGTTCGCTGATGTACGTTGAAATAGTTTAACCGAATGATATGGGATTATGGGGACAATTTGAGATCTTGCATTTAAGAAGAAACCAAGAGGCATGCAGTTGCTGTTGAACACATTTACATTTTTCTGCATATCCATTATAATTCAGTTCCTTCTGACCAGCATTGTTGACATAATCCATGAGCTAAGTTttatgttgttttgttgcttatcTTTCCTTGTGATGTATGCCATCCTGTTTGAACTCTACATGTGCATGCACAATGTGCATTTCATGCCTTATGTACTGAGATAATCACTCTTGGAGGGTTGACCACAGTGTTTGCCTCGCAAACTTATGCATTGCTTGGTGCTGGCACATGTTGCACCCACGTAGGGAGGGGCCATTTCATGAAGGAGATGCAGACCTAGAGAAATCATATGATCCAGTGTTTGCGAAATCATCTGCTTTCAAGATCATATACTCCTTTGGACAATATTTAGATTATTGTTTCTTTCGTTCATTCAGCATAGTTGTATTATTATTTTGCAACATTCAGGCTTGAGTAATACCTACAAGGATTTGAATCTTCGTTCTTAAACAAAAGTGGTTTAATTTGCTGAATTCTGCAATACACCATCTGTTTTTTTCCCTCTTGCTTCTGCTTGTAACGGATGTACTATGTTTAGGATGTAACTCAATAATAATATATGGGGTCATGGGGATAATTCTTTTCTCCCTACTTGCTTTTCAGGATGTCAAAGTTCGCCCTCTTGTGGAATAtgattcaaaatctttgaaggACATCCTTCCAGAAATTCCTTTGTGGGTTAAGAATCCCGACTATGATAGAGTATGCTCCTCCTTCAATAAACTGGCAAGAAACTATTTTAATGCTACTTCTACTCTTAGATCCtcatttttcttcctcttttctagATTGATTGGCTGAACAGGTTTTTGGAGTTGATGTGGCCTTATCTTGACAAGGTACTCTATCTTGTGGTTCGCTTTGAGCATGAGACGATTGTCTCTAAATGACATTGAATTTGCTGCGCTATGTGATTTTTATCCTGTAGGCTATCTGCAGAACTGCACAGGATACCGCAAAGCCAATAATTGCTGAGAACACTGCAAAGTATAAGATAGACTCTGTTGAGTTCGAATCACTTACTTTGGGTAGCTTACCACCCACCTTTCAAGGTTAGTACTTAGCAGTGTTGCATTCTTATGTTTTCTTTACacgtatgtatatgtatttcaCATGGTTCTAAGCCTTGTGCTGAACTAGATTATTTGTTAGATGCAACATATTTTGCATGACTTTTCTGCAAACAGTTGCGTGTCCTTGTGCTGCTTGTGTTTTTTTCCCTGTATATTGAGTTGTCATCTTATAGGTTCATGAGTAGTCAAATTAACCCCTACTGGTAAAATTGTTGTGGCTCAAAACTTCACATTACTGCTGATATGAGATATGGAGACATTGTTACAATTTTGTTCCAGATAAGCTGCTATATAATGAGTTTAGAATTGAACATTGCATTCACTAGTGATACATCACCGTTGGCATGTCTTCTGCTTGGTTATGTACAACTGGTGACATTTGTACTTCAACTTTCCCATGTATAGCTGATAATAATGGGAGACTCTTATCGAACACTGGCTTTGCATTAGGTTTGATTGTATGTGATGCTAATTCTTTTACAGCTGGTGTTGTAAAAATGTATTTTGAAACAATCCATGTTTTTCCTCCCAGGGATGAAAGTCTATGTCACAGAGGAGCAAGAGTTGATAATGGAACCATCTCTTAAATGGGCTGCAAATCCAAATGTCACTGTTGTTGTAAAAGCTTATGGGTTGAAAGCTACTATCCAGGTATGAATTTTTCTGTCATAATCTGGATTCTTAAATCAATGTTCACTTAATGATATGTTGAATCGAGCCAAGTGAAATCTACTTTATTGTTGAGATATTTCAGATTGTGGATCTACAAGTCTTTGCATCGCCTCGTGTTACTCTGAAGCCATTGGTGCCTACATTTCCTTGCTTTGCAAAAATCCTTGTCTCTCTCATGGAGAAGGTATGGAAACTGATTACTTGCGTTTGAATTATCCTGATGGACCGCTTCTCTACTAATTATGATTGGTTTTGCAGCCGCATGTTGACTTTGGGCTAAAACTTCTCGGAGCAGATGTAATGGCTATTCCTGGTCTTTACAGATTTGTTCAGGTATTCTTGACTCATATTCTTAACTTTCTCATGTGAAGGTTTGTTCATTTGCACActtcattgtgaactaaatgtTGAAGTTTCATTAAGTTTTCCAAACTTAGTAATGGCTTAAGTTGCACCGTCATCaatgatttcttttttaaaaaacatgaaTGAATTATTACATCCTGTTAATATTCACAGCAAACTTTTAATATAATTCTTTAGCTTGTTCCTGTTATTGGCCTGCATGTTTTTAAATGCATATGCAAAGACCTTCTGTGTACCCAAAGCAACCTGGCTATAATTTGATGGTTGATCGCCCAGTTTAAGTGTTATTCTTCTGTAGTGTCTAGCTTACTGTTTACAATGGATGTGCAGTGTGGTACCTAATCCACTCCTTTCAGTACAGTTAGCTCATTTTGTCATGCTATCTTTCCTGCATTTGCAGGAGACCATCAAGAAGCAAGTTGCGAGCATGTATTTGTGGCCGAAGACACTAGAAGTACCTATAATGGATCCCACAAAGTAACTTCTTTATCTCTTTGTCTATTTTGGGTTGTATACTGACAACCATAGACTTAATGAGAAATGAGTATCGCTAATGGTTTTCACATTCCCAGAGCATCAAAGAAGCCTGTTGGAATTCTATGTGTGAAGGTTGTAAGAGCCCAAAATCTCCGAAAGAAGGATCTGCTGGGCAAATCAGACCCATACGTGAAACTTAAGATGCCAGATGACAAGCTTCCATCCAAGAAAACAACTGTAAAGCGCAGCAATCTCAATCCGGAGTGGAATGAAGATTTCAAATTTGTTGTGACAGATCCAGAAACTCAGGCTCTTGAAATTAATGTCTTTGACTGGGAACAGGCATGGCTTgctttcttatataaatctaCTGTAGTTTTTCTGTCAACATATTACCAAAGAGTATGCAGTTATTTTGTATTGATATATGCAGGTTGGAAAACATGAAAAGATGGGCATGAACAGGATCCTATTGAAAGAACTCCCACCAGAAGAGACTAAAGTTACTACCCTTAACTTGCTTAAGACCATGGATCCAAATGATATACAAAATGAGAAGTCTCGTGGTCAGCTTACTCTAGAGCTTACATACAAGCCTTTCAAGGAAGAAGATATGGAGAAAGAAGGCACTGAGAGTACCGATGTCATAGAGAAAGCTCCAGATGGTACTCCAGCTGGTGGTGGTTTGCTTTATGTTATTGTTCATGAAGCTCAAGATCTTGATGGCAAGCACCACACAAACCCATATGCGAAAATAATTTTCAAAGGCGAGGAGAAGAAAACAAAGGTACTATGTATGCACATTGTGCATTTTAATATAACTTTATGGATTTGTTATGATTGATGTCCTTATTTCCCCTTCACCCCCTGTACTAGGTGATCAAGAAGAATAGGGATCCACGATGGGAGGACAAATTCGAGTTTGTGTGTGAGGAACCACCTGTAAATGATAAAATGCATGTTGAAGTCCTAAGTAAAGCCCCAAAGAAAGGGCTGATACATGGCAAGGTAGACATGACACTCTGACCCTCTATATAATTTTGTAATCTACTACGGCCTTTTGGTTGCTctgatactagatgatggaaAATGGTGATACTAAATTAGTAATTCCTGGCAATATGATTGCATGTGGTCGCTGTTAGGAATAAGATCACCAGTTGTTGCATTAGCTCCTTTTGGGACTTCTGCTCTCCAGTAGTATGTAGAATTCTTAATGATGGATTATTTGAAGAGACCATATCAATGTCTTTATACTGATGCCTGTATTATCTTTATCCAGGAAACTTTGGGCTACATTGATATCAGCCTTGCAGACGTGATCAGCAACAAGCGGATTAATGAAAAGTACCATCTCATAGACTCAAAGAATGGTCAGATCCAAATCGAGCTGCAGTGGAGAACTTCATAGTCACCG
It encodes:
- the LOC133901794 gene encoding synaptotagmin-1-like, producing the protein MGIVSTVLGFSGFGFGFSAGIVIGYFLIIYIQPTDVKDVKVRPLVEYDSKSLKDILPEIPLWVKNPDYDRIDWLNRFLELMWPYLDKAICRTAQDTAKPIIAENTAKYKIDSVEFESLTLGSLPPTFQGMKVYVTEEQELIMEPSLKWAANPNVTVVVKAYGLKATIQIVDLQVFASPRVTLKPLVPTFPCFAKILVSLMEKPHVDFGLKLLGADVMAIPGLYRFVQETIKKQVASMYLWPKTLEVPIMDPTKASKKPVGILCVKVVRAQNLRKKDLLGKSDPYVKLKMPDDKLPSKKTTVKRSNLNPEWNEDFKFVVTDPETQALEINVFDWEQVGKHEKMGMNRILLKELPPEETKVTTLNLLKTMDPNDIQNEKSRGQLTLELTYKPFKEEDMEKEGTESTDVIEKAPDGTPAGGGLLYVIVHEAQDLDGKHHTNPYAKIIFKGEEKKTKVIKKNRDPRWEDKFEFVCEEPPVNDKMHVEVLSKAPKKGLIHGKETLGYIDISLADVISNKRINEKYHLIDSKNGQIQIELQWRTS